One window from the genome of Acinetobacter lanii encodes:
- a CDS encoding NRDE family protein, whose product MCIVALAWHVLENVPLCLISNRDEFYHRPASQVHVWSNSPIVAGQDLQSGGTWMGVTASGRWAIVTNFREGQDKKSYATSRGELIQSFLESELTPIRFTQALEKTQCDYAGFNLFLGNAEQAVYMSNRGEAPQILPKGVYVVSNGLMTEDWEKTKHLRKRFTQEFLPMLQHQQTPEKDIQFAAWDILEDERKILTEHLPNTGISVEMEALLSSTFIQSPVYGTRCSNLLRLHNQVPKPYWSWLEKTQQGEHQNEIIEIMIPLKA is encoded by the coding sequence ATGTGTATCGTGGCATTGGCTTGGCATGTACTTGAAAATGTACCCTTATGCTTAATTTCAAACCGTGATGAGTTTTATCACCGTCCGGCTTCACAAGTTCATGTGTGGTCAAATAGCCCGATTGTTGCTGGTCAGGACTTACAGTCAGGCGGCACATGGATGGGGGTGACAGCTTCAGGGCGTTGGGCCATCGTGACCAATTTTCGAGAGGGTCAGGATAAAAAAAGCTATGCCACCTCTCGAGGTGAATTGATTCAATCTTTCCTAGAGTCTGAACTCACGCCGATTCGTTTTACACAGGCCTTAGAAAAAACACAATGTGACTATGCAGGCTTTAACTTGTTCTTGGGCAATGCAGAGCAAGCGGTTTATATGAGCAATCGAGGTGAAGCGCCACAGATTTTGCCGAAAGGAGTCTATGTGGTGTCGAATGGACTCATGACTGAGGATTGGGAAAAAACCAAACATTTACGTAAACGTTTTACCCAAGAATTTTTGCCGATGTTGCAACATCAACAGACACCTGAAAAAGATATTCAGTTTGCAGCGTGGGATATTTTGGAAGATGAACGAAAAATCTTAACAGAGCACTTGCCCAATACCGGCATCAGCGTAGAGATGGAGGCACTATTGTCTTCTACGTTTATTCAAAGCCCAGTCTATGGCACACGCTGTTCAAACTTACTCAGATTACATAATCAAGTACCAAAACCGTATTGGTCTTGGCTTGAGAAAACCCAGCAAGGCGAGCATCAAAATGAAATTATCGAAATCATGATTCCACTAAAAGCTTGA
- the thyA gene encoding thymidylate synthase, with the protein MKAYLDLLQHILDNGGDKGDRTGTGTRSVFGHQMRFDLSKGFPLLTTKKVHFRSIVIELLWFLKGDTNVQYLKDNKVSIWDEWSTAEQTARFGRPEGELGPVYGHQWRNFGATKKDDGLYEQDGFDQIKWLVNEIKTNPNSRRLIVSGWNPKEAGQVALPPCHTLFQFFVHNGKLSCQLYQRSADVFLGVPFNIASYALLTHMIAQVCDLDVGDFVWTGGDTHLYANHFEQAKLQLTREPLPLCQLKLNPEIKDLFDFKFEDIEIVGYESHPGIKAPVAV; encoded by the coding sequence ATGAAAGCGTATTTAGACCTATTACAACACATCCTAGACAACGGTGGCGACAAAGGCGACCGCACAGGTACAGGTACACGTTCTGTATTCGGTCATCAAATGCGTTTCGACCTTTCCAAAGGTTTTCCTTTATTGACCACCAAGAAAGTGCATTTCCGTTCCATCGTGATTGAGCTGTTGTGGTTCCTCAAAGGCGATACCAATGTTCAATATTTAAAGGACAATAAAGTCTCGATTTGGGATGAATGGTCGACAGCAGAACAGACTGCACGTTTTGGTCGTCCCGAAGGTGAGCTTGGTCCTGTCTACGGTCATCAATGGCGTAACTTTGGCGCAACCAAAAAAGACGATGGCTTATATGAACAAGATGGTTTTGACCAAATCAAATGGTTGGTCAATGAAATCAAAACCAATCCCAATTCACGTCGTTTAATCGTGTCGGGTTGGAATCCAAAAGAAGCTGGTCAAGTGGCATTGCCGCCTTGCCATACGCTGTTCCAATTTTTTGTACACAATGGCAAATTGTCTTGCCAACTGTATCAGCGCAGTGCGGATGTGTTTCTTGGCGTACCTTTTAATATCGCAAGCTATGCGCTACTGACGCATATGATTGCGCAAGTGTGTGATTTAGACGTCGGTGATTTTGTTTGGACGGGTGGCGATACGCATTTATATGCCAACCACTTTGAACAAGCAAAATTGCAATTGACTCGTGAACCTTTGCCACTGTGTCAGTTAAAACTAAATCCAGAAATCAAAGACCTATTTGATTTTAAATTTGAAGATATTGAAATCGTGGGTTATGAATCGCATCCAGGTATTAAAGCCCCTGTTGCGGTTTAA
- a CDS encoding peptidoglycan amidohydrolase family protein, producing the protein MIYDQHSDMSEIHAPVETRIVIRSKSKNNSKDDVFPASTSSLRASNQRNYTSSTSGQRIDIGKFTQRLQNVTARTSSQKCAKSIRLALESAGARFNSHPVAAADWGGTLTKIGYKKIPVSFDNPKKGDIYIIHRTNSHVYGHIAGYTGSNWVSDFRQAGYAVYRNENVNYSYYRMQD; encoded by the coding sequence ATGATTTACGATCAACACAGTGATATGAGTGAGATTCATGCTCCTGTTGAAACGAGAATAGTCATTCGGTCGAAATCTAAAAATAATTCAAAAGACGATGTTTTCCCCGCTTCAACTTCTTCACTAAGAGCCTCAAATCAGCGTAATTATACGTCGTCGACCAGCGGTCAACGGATCGATATTGGTAAATTTACTCAACGCTTGCAAAATGTCACGGCACGTACCAGTTCACAAAAATGTGCCAAAAGTATTCGCTTGGCATTAGAGTCAGCTGGTGCACGTTTCAATAGCCATCCTGTGGCGGCAGCGGATTGGGGTGGGACTTTAACTAAAATCGGTTATAAGAAAATCCCAGTGTCTTTTGATAATCCGAAAAAAGGCGATATCTACATCATTCACCGCACCAATTCACATGTGTATGGTCATATTGCAGGCTATACCGGTTCAAATTGGGTCTCTGACTTTAGACAAGCGGGTTATGCGGTATATCGCAATGAAAATGTGAACTACAGTTATTACCGTATGCAAGACTAA
- a CDS encoding META domain-containing protein, with protein sequence MLKKLIIASAIAMSLTAVGCSTTQTSTKQQENLNLLQNKTWILTHIGATEFKTDPTAHNVPSIQFDSATQRVSGADGCNRIMGGYSIEKDKLSLTQLAGTQMMCVNTMELAGKYNAALAKVAAYQVYGKTLRLLDEHGNPVLQYESAIQPR encoded by the coding sequence ATGTTAAAAAAATTAATCATCGCGAGTGCGATTGCAATGTCATTGACGGCTGTTGGCTGTAGCACCACACAGACCTCAACCAAACAACAAGAAAATCTGAATCTGTTGCAGAACAAAACTTGGATTTTGACGCATATCGGAGCAACCGAATTTAAGACTGATCCAACGGCGCATAATGTACCTAGCATTCAATTTGACAGCGCAACACAACGTGTCAGTGGTGCGGATGGCTGTAACCGTATTATGGGGGGCTACAGCATTGAAAAAGACAAACTGAGCCTGACCCAGCTTGCGGGTACGCAAATGATGTGTGTTAACACCATGGAGCTTGCAGGCAAATACAATGCAGCGCTTGCTAAAGTGGCGGCCTACCAAGTCTATGGCAAAACCTTGCGCTTACTCGATGAGCATGGCAACCCAGTTCTACAGTATGAAAGTGCGATTCAACCGCGCTAA
- a CDS encoding MotA/TolQ/ExbB proton channel family protein, translating into MNFSVYWQHADAVSKTLYFVLLAMSIATWTIVVLRVMGSRQLKQTAYAQLSKALNSLKAKLAPLGFEQRKAVAEQALLRQIALEKSSAEKGVAVLGTIASLAPFVGLFGTVWGIFHALVAVGKSGQAGLAQVATPVGEALIMTGIGLSVAIPAVIAYNICIRINRTLSNDLQDHAHSLLIDTMLQQDSSAPKATVNASKESLVGGQA; encoded by the coding sequence ATGAACTTTTCAGTTTATTGGCAGCATGCTGATGCAGTGAGTAAAACACTGTATTTCGTGTTATTGGCGATGTCGATTGCGACATGGACCATTGTAGTTTTACGCGTGATGGGCAGCCGTCAACTGAAACAAACAGCTTATGCTCAACTTTCAAAAGCTTTAAACAGCTTGAAAGCGAAACTTGCGCCTTTAGGCTTTGAACAACGTAAAGCTGTGGCTGAACAAGCCTTGCTACGTCAAATTGCTTTAGAGAAATCTTCAGCTGAAAAAGGCGTTGCAGTACTCGGTACCATCGCTTCATTGGCACCATTCGTAGGTTTGTTTGGTACCGTGTGGGGGATTTTCCATGCACTGGTTGCAGTCGGTAAAAGTGGTCAAGCTGGTTTAGCACAAGTGGCAACACCCGTAGGTGAAGCGCTTATCATGACCGGTATTGGTCTATCTGTGGCGATTCCTGCGGTAATTGCTTACAACATCTGTATCCGTATTAACCGTACGCTGAGCAATGATTTACAAGACCATGCACATAGTCTTCTGATCGACACCATGTTGCAACAAGACTCATCTGCGCCTAAAGCGACAGTGAATGCAAGTAAAGAAAGTTTAGTTGGAGGTCAAGCTTAA
- a CDS encoding ExbD/TolR family protein, with amino-acid sequence MAFQLGEDNDTGMTEMNLIPLIDIMLVLMIIFLVTATVANPSIPLSLPKTTADIIDPPPETIQVSINAQGEVAWDDKIIPLEELQNRLNTAGQAPQQPTIILKADKDSRYDTVAQVMSRASEAGLSDIAFATDN; translated from the coding sequence ATGGCTTTTCAATTGGGTGAAGACAACGACACTGGTATGACGGAGATGAACCTCATCCCGTTGATCGATATTATGTTGGTTTTGATGATCATCTTTTTGGTGACAGCAACCGTTGCTAACCCATCAATTCCATTAAGTTTACCAAAGACCACTGCTGATATTATTGATCCGCCACCTGAAACCATTCAAGTGAGTATCAATGCTCAAGGTGAAGTGGCATGGGATGATAAAATCATTCCCCTAGAGGAATTGCAAAACCGCTTGAATACAGCGGGTCAAGCGCCTCAACAACCAACGATTATTTTAAAAGCAGACAAAGACTCTCGTTATGATACTGTTGCACAAGTAATGTCGCGTGCGAGCGAAGCCGGGCTCTCTGACATTGCCTTTGCAACGGATAATTAA
- a CDS encoding dihydrofolate reductase translates to MAFQNLEVVHVVAMDQRNCIGKGNDLPWHISADLKHFKEITQGGVVVMGRKTLESMGRTLPKRVNWVITRDQNWAFDGTKVAYTIEDALTQAVADVHASEKPNSIFIIGGGEIFKQTLDIADRLELTHVELDVQGDAHYPVVPSEFNKVASEQHIDDKTGIAFEFATYRK, encoded by the coding sequence ATGGCATTTCAAAATTTAGAAGTGGTTCACGTGGTTGCGATGGATCAACGTAACTGTATTGGTAAAGGCAATGATTTGCCTTGGCATATTTCCGCGGACTTAAAGCATTTTAAAGAAATTACCCAAGGCGGTGTGGTGGTCATGGGACGCAAGACCTTAGAGTCAATGGGTCGTACCTTACCCAAACGCGTCAATTGGGTCATTACCCGCGATCAAAATTGGGCTTTTGATGGCACCAAAGTGGCCTACACCATTGAAGATGCTTTGACGCAAGCGGTTGCCGATGTGCACGCCTCAGAAAAACCGAACAGTATTTTTATTATCGGTGGCGGTGAGATTTTTAAACAAACTCTTGATATTGCAGATCGCTTAGAACTGACCCATGTAGAGCTCGATGTTCAAGGCGATGCACACTACCCTGTAGTCCCTAGCGAATTTAATAAAGTCGCTTCAGAACAACACATCGATGACAAAACTGGCATTGCTTTTGAGTTTGCAACTTACCGAAAATAA
- the msrA gene encoding peptide-methionine (S)-S-oxide reductase MsrA, whose amino-acid sequence MQQALFGGGCFWCVEAVFRQLKGVEQVLSGYAGGTTVAPSYEAVCTGETNHAEVIQIDFDESQITYKQLLEVLFAIHDPTTLNRQGNDIGTQYRSVIFYKDEAQLQDANAVIESLKAMDLDIVTEVSPAPTFYVAEEHHQNFFEKNPAQGYCNFSIPPKLLKLRSKFNDLMKTD is encoded by the coding sequence ATGCAACAGGCTTTATTTGGTGGTGGTTGTTTCTGGTGTGTTGAAGCTGTGTTCCGTCAGCTCAAAGGCGTCGAACAAGTGTTAAGTGGTTATGCAGGTGGTACCACCGTAGCGCCAAGCTATGAAGCGGTATGTACTGGTGAAACCAATCACGCTGAAGTGATTCAAATCGATTTTGATGAATCACAAATCACCTACAAGCAATTACTGGAAGTCTTGTTTGCCATTCACGATCCAACCACATTGAATCGCCAAGGCAACGACATTGGTACCCAGTACCGTTCAGTGATTTTCTATAAAGATGAAGCACAACTTCAAGATGCCAATGCGGTGATTGAAAGCTTAAAAGCGATGGATTTAGACATTGTGACTGAAGTTAGCCCTGCGCCAACCTTCTATGTGGCTGAAGAGCATCATCAGAACTTCTTTGAAAAGAATCCTGCACAAGGGTACTGCAATTTCTCGATTCCACCGAAATTGCTGAAACTACGTAGCAAATTTAATGACTTGATGAAAACTGATTAA
- the lgt gene encoding prolipoprotein diacylglyceryl transferase: MLTYPTIDPVAISLGPLQVHWYGLMYLLAFLCAWGLATYRSKQRGWTPEMVSDLIFYGALGVVLGGRLGYVFFYGFDQFLANPLWLFQVWTGGMSFHGGFLGVMFAMLLWCKKYSMTWFQTLDFIAPCVPTGLMFGRIGNFIGGELYGRQVTDPNFALGMIFPTDPLQLVRHPSQLYQALCEGLILFLVLWFFSMKPRPRFAVSALFLIGYGIARFVVEFFREPDNGQLFIGWMSKGQFLTVPMILIGMWMMWYAYQKKIYDWGPLKNS, encoded by the coding sequence ATGCTGACTTACCCCACTATTGACCCCGTTGCAATATCGCTGGGTCCTTTACAGGTGCATTGGTATGGACTGATGTATTTACTGGCATTTTTATGTGCATGGGGACTTGCAACCTATCGTTCAAAACAACGTGGTTGGACCCCGGAAATGGTCTCTGACCTGATTTTCTACGGCGCATTGGGCGTGGTGTTGGGTGGACGTCTCGGTTACGTGTTCTTTTACGGCTTTGATCAGTTCCTTGCTAATCCGTTGTGGTTATTCCAAGTGTGGACCGGTGGGATGAGTTTCCACGGCGGATTCTTAGGCGTGATGTTTGCGATGCTGTTATGGTGTAAAAAATACAGCATGACCTGGTTCCAAACTTTAGATTTTATTGCCCCTTGTGTACCGACAGGCTTGATGTTTGGTCGGATTGGTAACTTTATTGGTGGTGAGCTCTATGGTCGTCAAGTGACTGACCCTAATTTTGCTTTGGGCATGATTTTCCCGACTGATCCATTGCAATTGGTGCGTCATCCCTCTCAACTGTATCAAGCGCTGTGTGAAGGTTTAATTTTATTCCTTGTCCTGTGGTTCTTTAGCATGAAACCACGCCCACGTTTTGCCGTGTCTGCTTTGTTCCTCATTGGTTATGGTATTGCACGCTTTGTCGTAGAATTCTTCCGTGAACCAGACAATGGTCAATTGTTTATTGGTTGGATGAGTAAAGGGCAATTCCTCACTGTACCAATGATTTTGATCGGGATGTGGATGATGTGGTATGCCTACCAGAAAAAAATCTATGATTGGGGTCCACTTAAAAATTCTTAA
- a CDS encoding Lnb N-terminal periplasmic domain-containing protein codes for MHNIGKREFFAALGMGLLHSIFSLFVIFSSIWLCLALWIQEPFDWLISRILIGAWIAFALSVLGIYASQHVFSRRKDVIIYILVFILSLCWYFGLAPRHDREWNAEVEKSLHYERQGDKVTLHNVRHFDWHANGQATPRWESRSFDLNQITGVNIITSYWMGPQIAHTLVSFDFANTKPLTFSIEIRKEKTEDFSAIGGFFRKFELSLIASDEKDIIYTRSNVRGEQVYFFPVNMAKPEMKALFEEYLHKADQLQHDAKWYNTLSSNCTTLVFDMVQAVSKKPLPTDYRLLASGYLPNYLYDLKALDQRWDMKTWYQNAHVNPRTLQFAHFKHQDSENFSKVLRYGLPHSNPEHAP; via the coding sequence ATGCATAATATCGGTAAACGAGAATTTTTTGCTGCACTTGGAATGGGCTTGCTCCATTCCATTTTCAGTTTATTTGTCATCTTCTCTTCAATCTGGCTATGTTTAGCGCTTTGGATTCAGGAACCTTTCGACTGGCTCATCAGCCGAATTTTAATCGGTGCTTGGATTGCTTTTGCACTGAGTGTCTTGGGCATTTATGCCAGCCAACATGTCTTTAGTCGCCGTAAAGATGTGATCATTTACATCTTGGTGTTTATCCTAAGCTTATGTTGGTATTTCGGTTTAGCCCCGCGACACGACCGTGAATGGAATGCTGAAGTCGAAAAGTCACTGCATTATGAGCGTCAAGGTGACAAGGTCACTTTGCACAATGTGCGGCATTTTGATTGGCATGCCAATGGTCAAGCCACACCGCGTTGGGAGAGTCGTAGCTTTGATTTAAATCAAATTACGGGGGTGAATATTATTACTTCCTACTGGATGGGACCTCAAATCGCGCATACCTTAGTTAGCTTTGATTTTGCCAATACCAAGCCACTGACTTTCTCTATCGAAATACGCAAAGAAAAAACTGAAGACTTTTCAGCGATTGGGGGCTTTTTTAGAAAATTCGAACTGAGTCTGATTGCATCGGATGAAAAAGATATTATCTATACCCGAAGCAATGTGCGTGGCGAGCAAGTGTATTTCTTCCCTGTGAATATGGCCAAGCCTGAAATGAAAGCTTTATTTGAAGAATACTTACACAAAGCTGATCAACTACAACACGATGCCAAGTGGTATAACACCCTCAGCTCTAACTGCACCACCTTAGTGTTCGATATGGTGCAAGCCGTGTCAAAGAAACCCTTACCCACTGATTATCGATTATTGGCTTCGGGCTATTTACCCAATTATCTCTATGATTTAAAGGCACTTGATCAGCGTTGGGACATGAAAACGTGGTATCAAAACGCCCATGTCAATCCACGCACGCTACAGTTTGCACATTTCAAACATCAAGACAGTGAAAACTTTTCTAAAGTACTGCGCTACGGCTTACCACACAGCAACCCAGAGCATGCGCCCTGA
- the purU gene encoding formyltetrahydrofolate deformylase produces MNMTTANTARLLITCEDKPGIVQAVSSFLYHQGANITALDQYATAAQGGRYFMRVEFELDSLQSRKENLTQTFAANVAERYEMQWRLALVSDVKKVGILVSKVDHALLELLWRHARGGLPCEITKVVSNHETLRESVENFGIPFEVVPVTKDNKREAYAQIDELMQGNDLLVLARYMQILDEEFVQKWEMKVINIHHSFLPAFVGANPYKQAHEKGVKLIGATAHYVTADLDQGPIIEQDVERVNHDFTVEQLRDLGQDVERNVLARAVKWHLEDRIIVDGNKTVVFQ; encoded by the coding sequence ATGAATATGACCACTGCCAACACAGCACGTCTACTGATTACTTGTGAAGACAAGCCGGGTATCGTGCAAGCTGTATCGAGCTTTTTGTATCATCAAGGGGCAAATATTACTGCGCTTGATCAATATGCAACAGCGGCTCAGGGCGGGCGTTATTTCATGCGTGTTGAGTTTGAATTGGACAGCTTGCAAAGCCGTAAAGAGAACTTAACCCAAACTTTTGCTGCCAATGTGGCAGAGCGCTATGAAATGCAATGGCGTTTGGCATTGGTGAGCGATGTCAAGAAAGTCGGGATTTTGGTCTCGAAAGTCGATCACGCTTTGCTTGAACTACTATGGCGTCACGCGCGTGGTGGTTTACCATGCGAAATCACCAAAGTGGTGTCCAACCATGAAACACTACGTGAATCGGTTGAAAACTTCGGTATTCCATTTGAAGTGGTACCTGTGACCAAAGACAACAAACGCGAAGCTTATGCACAAATTGATGAATTGATGCAGGGCAATGATTTGCTCGTCTTGGCGCGCTATATGCAAATTTTGGATGAAGAATTTGTACAAAAATGGGAAATGAAGGTGATCAACATTCACCATTCATTCTTGCCTGCTTTTGTCGGTGCAAATCCGTACAAACAAGCCCATGAAAAAGGCGTGAAATTGATTGGTGCAACTGCGCATTATGTAACGGCTGATTTGGACCAAGGTCCAATTATTGAGCAAGATGTTGAACGTGTGAATCATGACTTTACCGTTGAGCAGCTCCGTGATCTAGGTCAAGACGTGGAACGTAACGTTTTGGCACGCGCAGTAAAATGGCATTTGGAAGATCGTATTATTGTTGATGGCAACAAAACCGTTGTATTTCAATAA
- a CDS encoding energy transducer TonB: MSQSPASSLQNPNPMRKKVLAALIAVAIGHVGVLFAISQMSGPELKKIEKDPIKVRFVQITEDAPPPPPPPPPPVKPQVMPKPEPKVVEPPPVVKPKIIAEKPKPQVEKPKPVVDDTQEKQKREQERLEQQRQQQERLDQQKREQEQREQQARDQQMREQQAREQQAREEAERRAQEARNKPRSLSAGQISWVRSPRPSYTNADLKGSDRTIVVEIDADASGHVTNVKVIRSSGLDALDQKIVRAVRGAKFRPYKENGVAYPFKAQQPFELKLNSNG, encoded by the coding sequence ATGAGTCAATCTCCTGCTTCTTCGTTGCAAAATCCAAATCCCATGAGAAAGAAAGTCCTTGCTGCACTCATTGCAGTAGCGATTGGACATGTGGGGGTTTTGTTTGCGATTAGCCAAATGTCAGGCCCAGAACTCAAAAAAATAGAAAAAGATCCAATTAAAGTGCGTTTTGTGCAAATTACTGAAGATGCACCACCACCTCCGCCTCCGCCACCACCTCCTGTGAAGCCTCAAGTGATGCCAAAGCCTGAGCCAAAAGTGGTTGAGCCGCCGCCTGTGGTGAAGCCGAAAATTATTGCGGAAAAGCCTAAACCTCAGGTTGAAAAACCCAAACCTGTGGTCGATGACACGCAAGAAAAACAAAAGCGTGAGCAGGAGCGTTTAGAACAACAACGCCAACAGCAAGAACGTTTAGATCAACAAAAGCGTGAGCAGGAGCAACGTGAGCAACAAGCACGTGATCAGCAAATGCGTGAACAACAAGCCCGTGAGCAACAGGCACGTGAGGAAGCAGAACGTCGTGCCCAAGAAGCACGCAATAAACCGCGTAGCTTAAGTGCAGGTCAAATTTCTTGGGTACGTTCACCACGTCCGTCTTATACCAATGCAGATTTAAAAGGATCTGACCGTACCATCGTTGTTGAAATTGATGCAGATGCGAGCGGTCATGTCACCAATGTTAAAGTGATTCGTTCAAGTGGCCTTGATGCCCTTGACCAAAAGATTGTCCGCGCAGTGCGGGGTGCAAAATTCAGACCTTATAAGGAAAATGGTGTAGCGTATCCATTTAAAGCGCAACAACCATTTGAATTAAAGTTGAATTCTAACGGCTAA